DNA from Helicobacter pylori:
TAACGAAACTTTAAGTAAGAATGAAAAAAAGCCTAACGAAGTTGTTTCTAACGCTCATCAAACAAACTTGCCTAGTAAAAACCCTATAACCCCTAACCACGCTAATAAAACCCTCACCACCCCAACCCATAGCGCCAAAGATCCAAAAACCCTTAAAGACATTCAAACGCTCAGCCAAAAACATGACCTAAACGCCAGCAACATTCAAGCAACGGCTCCGTTAGAAAAAAAAGAAACCCCCTTAAATGCGAGCGATCAGCTCGCCTTAAAAGCAACGCAAACGCCCACTAACCACACCCTTGCAAAGAACGACGCTAAAAACACCGCCAACCTTTCTAGCGTTTTGCAATCTTTAGAAAAAAAAGAACCGCAAAATAAAGAACACGTAAACCCCCAAAATAGCGAAAAAAAAACGCCCCCTTTAAAGGAAGCTTTACAAATGAACGCCATTAAAAGGGATAAAACGCTTTCTAAAAAAAAGCCAGAAAAAACCCCTACTCACGCTAAAACCCAGACCACAGCCCAAGCCACAACGCCAGAAAATGCCCCTAAACTCGCCCTTAAAACGCCCCCTTTAATGCCTTTAATAGGAGCTAACCCCCCTAACGATAATATTCCAACGCCCCTAGAAAAAGAAGAAAAAACTAAAGAAGTAAGCGACAATAAAGAAAAAGCTAAAGAAACTAGTAGCAACGCTCAAAGCGCGCAAAACACCCAAGCTAGCGATAAGACAAGCGACAATAAAAGCACCGCCCCTAAAGAGACGATCAAGCATTTCACCCAACAATTAAAACAAGAAATCCAAGAATACAAACCCCCCATGAGCAAGATCTCTATGGATTTATTCCCTAAGGAATTGGGCAAGGTTGAAGTAACCATTCAAAAAGTGGGTAAAAACCTTAAAGTGAGCGTGATTTCTCACAATAACAGCTTGCAAACCTTTTTGGACAACCAACAAGATCTTAAAAACAGCCTGAACGCTTTAGGCTTTGAAGGGGTGGATTTGAGCTTTTCGCAAGATTCTTCTAAAGAGCAACAAGCCCCCAAAGATCAACCAAAAGAGCCATTCAAAGAGCAGGAATTAACCCCCCTAAAAGAAAGTGTTCTAAAAAGCTACCAAGAGAATACAGACCATGAAAACCAAGAAACGAGCATGCAAATCACTCTTTATGCGTGATTTTAAGCGAGTTTGCTCTATAATAAGACATCTTTAATAAGGAAGAGATCATGGCCATTGATTTAGCAGAAGTTACAGGAGCTAAAGCCGCGCAAGAAAGGAAAAAAGAGCAACCCACCATCGCTAACGGGTTGGATAAAAACGCTTTCATGAAACTCTTTTTAGAGCAATTGAAAAATCAAGACCCCACCGCTCCTATGGAAACGGATAAAATCATCACCCAAACCGCGCAACTCACGCAAGTGGAAATGCAAGAAGAAAACAAAAAAACCATGCAAGAAGTCGCCAGTGCCATGAAATCCAATAAAGAAACTAACGAATCTTTAAAAGACTTTCAAGGCGCTTTAAAAGACACCATGGAAAACCTGAACAAGGGCATGGACGATAGCCTAAAGGCTAATAACTCTTTAAGGGAAGTAAGCGCGCTCAATTCTGTGAGCATGATAGGCAAGATCGCTGAAACCGATGTGAGCGGGGCGAATTTTGATGGCAATAACAAGCTTTCTTTTTCGCTCTTTTTTGATGAAAAAATTGACGCTTCTAAAGGAGTGCCAGCGATTCAAATCCTAAACGAAAACAATGAATTAGTCAAAACGATTCCTTTAAAAGATTATAACGGGCAAAAGGGGTATATCAATTTTGAATGGGACGGCACAAACGAAAAGGGCGAAAAAGTTCCTAAAGGCAATTACAAAATCAAGGCTGAATACAATTTAGACTCTCAAAGCAAGCAGTATTTGCAAACGCGCATTGGTAGGGGCGAAGTGGAAAGCGTGATTTTTGATAAAGGCAAGCCCATGTTAAGAATGGGTGAAATGATTTTACCCATAGACAGCGCGATAGAGTTTTACAAACCGGATCAAAAACCGCTTGATCAAAAACTCTCGGATCAAAAACCACTTAATCAAAAAGCCCTTGAACAGAAAATCTCTGAACAAAAGCCGCTTGAACAAAAACTCTCGGATCAAAAACCGCAAGAACCGCTTGAACAAAAACTCTCGGATCAAAAACCGCAAGAACCGCTTGATCAAAAACTCTCGGATCAAAAACCACAGAAACCCCAAACCCCCCCTAAAGAGACAGCATGAACGACACCTTATTAAACGCTTATAGCGGGATTAAAACCCATCAGTTTGGTATTGACAGCCTTTCAAACAATATCGCCAATGTCAATACTTTAGGCTATCGCTCCAATGATCCGGAG
Protein-coding regions in this window:
- a CDS encoding flagellar hook-length control protein FliK — encoded protein: MPSPVNPLHTNANALNSGAKNEVKDAKNAPKSASKDFSKILNQKISKDKTASKENPSALKDTPKDAKAFEKTPTLNHQHAQNLAKNQQAPTLKDWLNHKTAPHKSQHEAQHETHEANETNPKTPNETLSKNEKKPNEVVSNAHQTNLPSKNPITPNHANKTLTTPTHSAKDPKTLKDIQTLSQKHDLNASNIQATAPLEKKETPLNASDQLALKATQTPTNHTLAKNDAKNTANLSSVLQSLEKKEPQNKEHVNPQNSEKKTPPLKEALQMNAIKRDKTLSKKKPEKTPTHAKTQTTAQATTPENAPKLALKTPPLMPLIGANPPNDNIPTPLEKEEKTKEVSDNKEKAKETSSNAQSAQNTQASDKTSDNKSTAPKETIKHFTQQLKQEIQEYKPPMSKISMDLFPKELGKVEVTIQKVGKNLKVSVISHNNSLQTFLDNQQDLKNSLNALGFEGVDLSFSQDSSKEQQAPKDQPKEPFKEQELTPLKESVLKSYQENTDHENQETSMQITLYA
- the flgD gene encoding flagellar hook assembly protein FlgD, whose translation is MAIDLAEVTGAKAAQERKKEQPTIANGLDKNAFMKLFLEQLKNQDPTAPMETDKIITQTAQLTQVEMQEENKKTMQEVASAMKSNKETNESLKDFQGALKDTMENLNKGMDDSLKANNSLREVSALNSVSMIGKIAETDVSGANFDGNNKLSFSLFFDEKIDASKGVPAIQILNENNELVKTIPLKDYNGQKGYINFEWDGTNEKGEKVPKGNYKIKAEYNLDSQSKQYLQTRIGRGEVESVIFDKGKPMLRMGEMILPIDSAIEFYKPDQKPLDQKLSDQKPLNQKALEQKISEQKPLEQKLSDQKPQEPLEQKLSDQKPQEPLDQKLSDQKPQKPQTPPKETA